The stretch of DNA CGACGATGCCCGGTGAGTGGACGGTTACCGGATCGGCTGCCTCGCGGCCGTCGGGTTGCCCCAGATCATGTCGGACTCGTCCTGGAGCACGAGGGCGACCAGCCTCTCGGTGCCTGCGGTGAACGTGGACGCCGCGACGAGCACCCAGATCCAGTGGCCCTCCCGGTGTCGGATGCGCAGATGCGCTGTCGCGCTGGGGCTTTCCTGGCTCAGGACTCGGGCAAGCATGGTGCCCCACAGTGCGGCGTCGTCGGGGTGGAACAGTTGCTCGTGGTCGAGGTTCGCAAATTCGTCGGCGCCGTAGCCGATCAGGGCCGCGCAGGCGGGGTTGCTGAACACGACATTGCGTTCGCGGTCGTGAACGCTGATCGCGTGGGGGATGGACTCCATCAGCGCAGCGAATCCGTCGCTATCAAGTTGTCTCAAGGTTCCCCCTCGTGCTTCAGCAATGGCGCCCACATAGTACGCCGCGCCTCGCGTATTCGTGCGTGGATTCAGCTAACAAATGGCAACCTCCGCCGCGAACGTGCTCCGCGGAGATAGGGTGACGGGATGCGGTTCGTCACCATCGTCCAGGCCTCCGCGTTCGTCCCGGTGTGGCTGCGGGTGCTGCTCCTGATGGCCGCGGGAGCGAAAGTGTGGGGCGCCGGCATCTACTCGGGCTGCTATTTCGGCAGCAAGGACGTCACGATGGGGCTGGGGACGTTCGTCAATCGCGGCGTCCTGTTCGACGGCACCGCGCCCATCACGCTCGGCAGGCAGGTCGCCGTCGGACACCGCGTCCAGTTCGTCACGAGCACCCACGAGATCGGTCCGAGTTCCGGCCGGGGTGGGCGAGTCGTCGACCGCCCGATCGTGGTCGGCGACGGGTGCTGGATCGGCGCGGGCGCGATCATCCTTCCCGGAGTGACGGTGGGGGAAGGGTGCGTCGTGGGGGCCGGCTCCGTGGTCACCCGTGACTGCGAGCCGAACGGCCTCTACGCGGGGGCGCCCGCGCGCCGGGTCCGCGACCTCGACGCCGTGCCGTCCGTCGGCTGAGTGCGGACCTGTCGGCGGCCGGGGGCTAAGATGGGCGCCCGGTAGCTCGTCGAGGTCCCACGGAGGTCGCAGCGTTGGCGAAGAAGCGGATTCCCGTCGTCATCGTCGCCGGGTTCCTCGGTTCGGGGAAGACCACCCTGCTCAACCACGTGCTGCGCAACAACCGCGGCGTCCGGGTCGGCGTCATCGTCAACGACTTCGGCGCCGTGAACATCGATTCGATGATGGTGGCCGGCCAGGTCGATTCCATGGTGTCGCTGAGCAACGGCTGCATGTGCTGCGCCGTGGACGTCAGCGACATGGACGCAATGCTGGACCGCCTCGCGCATCCCGCGTCGCAGATCGACGTGATCATCGTCGAGGCGAGCGGGCTTGCCGAGCCGCGCAACATGATTCGCCTCGTCCTGGGAAGCACCAACCCACACGTGATGTACGGCGGTCTCGTCGTGATGGTCGACGGTGAGCAGTTCGAGGACATGTCGGAGCAGCACCCGGACCTCGGCAAGCACGTCAAGCTCGCCGACCTCGTGATCCTGAACAAGACGGACCGCATCGACGACGACCGGCGGGCCGCGGTGCAGACAATGGTCCGCGGCTTCAACGACCGCGCGCCCGTCCTGACCACCGCGCACGGCCGGATCGAGCCCACCCTGCTGTTCGACCGGGAACCCGGGCGCGAACCGGTGGCGGGTGAGCAGCTCACCCTCGACCAGCTCCTGCT from Rhodococcus opacus B4 encodes:
- a CDS encoding PAS domain S-box protein, with translation MRQLDSDGFAALMESIPHAISVHDRERNVVFSNPACAALIGYGADEFANLDHEQLFHPDDAALWGTMLARVLSQESPSATAHLRIRHREGHWIWVLVAASTFTAGTERLVALVLQDESDMIWGNPTAARQPIR
- a CDS encoding acyltransferase gives rise to the protein MRFVTIVQASAFVPVWLRVLLLMAAGAKVWGAGIYSGCYFGSKDVTMGLGTFVNRGVLFDGTAPITLGRQVAVGHRVQFVTSTHEIGPSSGRGGRVVDRPIVVGDGCWIGAGAIILPGVTVGEGCVVGAGSVVTRDCEPNGLYAGAPARRVRDLDAVPSVG
- a CDS encoding CobW family GTP-binding protein, with amino-acid sequence MAKKRIPVVIVAGFLGSGKTTLLNHVLRNNRGVRVGVIVNDFGAVNIDSMMVAGQVDSMVSLSNGCMCCAVDVSDMDAMLDRLAHPASQIDVIIVEASGLAEPRNMIRLVLGSTNPHVMYGGLVVMVDGEQFEDMSEQHPDLGKHVKLADLVILNKTDRIDDDRRAAVQTMVRGFNDRAPVLTTAHGRIEPTLLFDREPGREPVAGEQLTLDQLLLDQHDHCAGHDHLHSSYEAVDFASDEPIDPRRLVEFLEKRPVGIYRIKGFVHFAVPGQSRKFEVQTVGPHIRFTSTRWEQGEERATQLVLIGADIEADTVRTRLAGCVVAEGEDADPGAMLGVHRYTVTA